From Aquamicrobium lusatiense, the proteins below share one genomic window:
- the greA gene encoding transcription elongation factor GreA yields MNKVPMTGGGFEALKEELRWRQQDERPRIIEAISEARAHGDLSENAEYHSAKEAQSLNEGRIGELEDLIARAEVIDISKLSGDKIKFGATVVLVDEDTEEEKTYQIVGDQEADVKAGRISISSPIARALIGKAVGDAIEVNAPGGARGYEIVELRWA; encoded by the coding sequence ATGAACAAGGTGCCGATGACAGGCGGTGGTTTTGAGGCTCTCAAGGAGGAGCTGCGTTGGCGTCAGCAGGATGAACGGCCTCGCATCATCGAAGCGATTTCTGAGGCACGCGCACATGGTGACCTTTCAGAGAACGCCGAATATCATTCTGCCAAGGAAGCGCAGAGCCTTAACGAGGGTCGCATCGGCGAGCTCGAGGATCTGATCGCACGTGCCGAAGTCATCGATATCAGCAAGCTGAGCGGCGACAAGATCAAGTTCGGAGCTACCGTGGTTCTGGTGGACGAGGACACCGAGGAAGAAAAGACTTATCAGATCGTCGGCGATCAGGAAGCGGATGTGAAAGCAGGTCGCATTTCCATTTCTTCTCCGATCGCACGTGCGCTGATCGGCAAGGCGGTTGGCGATGCGATCGAGGTCAATGCACCGGGTGGGGCGCGTGGTTATGAGATCGTCGAGCTGCGCTGGGCGTGA
- a CDS encoding DMT family protein, with product MASLLSPKVLPILMLLASNVFMTFAWYGHLKFKSAAIYTVVLVSWGIAFFEYWLAVPANRIGAEVYSTAELKTIQEVITLGVFAVFSVVYLKEALTWNHLAGFALIACGAALIFRA from the coding sequence TTGGCTTCGCTCCTGTCTCCCAAGGTTCTGCCCATCCTGATGCTGCTTGCCTCGAATGTCTTCATGACCTTCGCATGGTACGGACATCTGAAATTCAAAAGTGCAGCGATCTACACGGTTGTGCTGGTGAGCTGGGGAATTGCTTTCTTCGAATATTGGCTGGCGGTGCCGGCGAACCGGATCGGTGCGGAGGTTTATTCAACCGCAGAATTGAAGACGATTCAGGAAGTCATCACGCTTGGCGTATTCGCTGTGTTCTCCGTGGTTTATCTGAAGGAGGCTTTGACATGGAACCATCTTGCAGGGTTTGCACTGATTGCCTGTGGCGCTGCGTTGATTTTTAGAGCCTGA
- a CDS encoding MOSC domain-containing protein produces the protein MRNTPFAQEPAVAVVEALFIGELAPLGPRQVPSGIDKKPVCGQIAITATGLQGDNQGDTRHHGGPEKAVHHYPADHYAAWSEDGIVANAPAFGENITTLGLSEANVCIGDVYRFGSALLQVSQGRQPCWRLNARFDRSDMALRVQKSGRTGWYYRVLEEGHAAAGDSLVLLERPQPCWSLERIIELLYTRTMDLDSLRDLTSLPELASSWCELAERRIASRKVEDWNRRLHDSQS, from the coding sequence GTGAGAAATACCCCATTTGCACAGGAGCCAGCCGTTGCTGTTGTTGAAGCGCTCTTCATCGGTGAGCTGGCGCCGCTGGGTCCCCGGCAGGTGCCGAGCGGCATAGACAAGAAGCCGGTTTGTGGCCAGATCGCCATTACGGCCACGGGGTTGCAGGGCGACAATCAAGGCGACACCCGCCACCATGGCGGCCCGGAAAAGGCGGTCCATCACTATCCCGCCGACCACTATGCGGCCTGGAGCGAGGACGGGATCGTGGCCAACGCTCCCGCGTTCGGCGAGAACATCACGACGCTTGGCCTGTCGGAAGCGAATGTCTGCATAGGAGATGTATACCGGTTCGGCTCCGCCCTGCTTCAGGTCAGCCAGGGACGCCAGCCTTGCTGGCGGCTGAATGCGCGCTTCGATCGGTCGGACATGGCGCTGAGAGTTCAGAAAAGCGGCCGGACGGGATGGTATTATCGGGTTCTTGAGGAAGGCCATGCGGCGGCGGGCGACAGTCTCGTTCTGCTGGAACGGCCACAGCCTTGCTGGTCCCTGGAGCGCATCATCGAACTTCTTTACACGCGGACCATGGATCTCGATTCTCTGCGCGATCTCACTTCCTTGCCGGAACTCGCATCCTCGTGGTGTGAGCTTGCCGAAAGACGAATAGCCAGCCGTAAGGTTGAAGACTGGAATCGCCGACTGCACGACAGCCAGAGCTGA
- a CDS encoding extensin family protein, giving the protein MIHIRFSLLSLTTAICLMAAPALARQKPPQLPRNAPVPEQAEQQQTPLPQNRPDDAPEAISPPDRAPTPEAKPAPPDQSQKTPDEKPSLPPDPRSAAIAAKEMPANELACRARLRTMGVVFREKPAERDSEAGCALPYPIVVTRLATNVELSPEAELNCDIAETAARFTADIVRPAARDIIGADLAGINQASAYVCRPRHNGSKLSEHAFGNALDIAAFTMKDGSRIEVQPSPAAKQRQFLDHVRKAACGPFRTVLGPGSDPDHETHLHLDLAPRRNGSVFCQ; this is encoded by the coding sequence ATGATCCATATCCGCTTCAGCCTGCTTTCCTTGACGACTGCCATATGCCTGATGGCAGCGCCTGCTTTAGCCAGACAAAAGCCGCCCCAACTTCCCCGGAACGCACCGGTTCCAGAACAGGCGGAACAACAGCAGACACCGCTCCCCCAAAACCGGCCTGACGATGCGCCGGAAGCAATCTCTCCGCCGGACCGCGCACCCACACCCGAGGCAAAGCCTGCACCGCCTGACCAGTCGCAGAAAACGCCTGATGAGAAGCCCTCACTTCCACCAGATCCGCGTTCGGCTGCAATTGCTGCAAAAGAGATGCCTGCGAATGAACTGGCATGCCGGGCAAGGCTTCGCACGATGGGTGTCGTTTTCAGGGAAAAGCCTGCCGAGCGGGATTCAGAAGCTGGCTGTGCTCTGCCCTACCCCATTGTCGTCACAAGATTGGCCACAAACGTGGAACTGTCGCCCGAAGCCGAACTGAATTGCGATATCGCCGAGACTGCCGCACGTTTCACCGCCGACATTGTCCGGCCTGCCGCACGCGACATTATCGGCGCTGATCTCGCAGGCATTAATCAGGCTTCGGCCTATGTCTGCCGCCCGCGCCACAATGGCTCGAAACTGTCCGAGCACGCATTTGGCAATGCGCTCGACATAGCGGCGTTCACCATGAAAGATGGCAGCAGGATCGAAGTCCAGCCTTCGCCCGCCGCAAAACAGCGCCAGTTTCTCGACCATGTAAGAAAGGCCGCGTGCGGACCTTTCAGGACCGTTCTCGGACCCGGCAGCGACCCCGATCATGAAACGCATCTGCATCTCGATCTGGCCCCACGCCGCAACGGTTCCGTTTTTTGCCAGTAA